A single Brachybacterium sillae DNA region contains:
- a CDS encoding IS1380 family transposase, whose translation MSHPTLFFYPRPRVDVAEVPAAAHAGAVLLTDTIHATGLAASLREALDPWTKPLAEHHAAKVLLDLALTLAIGGEHASDADLLRCEPGLFGDVASAPTISRMLTTLAEDAPTVIEAISQARRAARERAWTLAGDHSPAAGVSAKNPLVIDLDATLINVHSEKEQAAPTFKRGFGYHPLCAFLDHGSEGTGEPLAIQLRPGNAGSNTAADHITVTRQALAQLPAGLLARGGRGSKKILIRTDGAGGTKDFLAWLQRQRLAYSVGFTLPANTPDLLKRLDEAEAWTPAYDTEDEGIREGAWVAELTGLLDLSGWPAGMRVIVRKERPHPGAQLRITDHEGMRITAFATNSPRGQLPVLELRHRRRARCEDRIRNAKDMGLEKFPLQGFAQNQLWCQIVQLASELVAWMQTIALTGHDARKWEPKRLRARLFEIPATLVRRARHNLLHLAEHAPEAVRVLTGVNRLRTTVAQT comes from the coding sequence GTGCTGCTGACCGACACGATCCACGCCACCGGCCTCGCTGCTTCGCTGCGGGAAGCTCTGGATCCGTGGACGAAACCGCTGGCCGAGCACCACGCGGCGAAGGTCCTGCTGGATCTCGCACTCACTCTCGCGATCGGCGGGGAGCATGCTTCGGATGCTGATCTGCTGCGTTGCGAGCCGGGCCTGTTCGGTGACGTCGCCTCGGCCCCCACGATCTCCCGCATGCTCACCACGCTGGCTGAGGACGCGCCCACCGTGATCGAGGCGATCTCCCAGGCCCGCCGGGCCGCGCGTGAAAGAGCCTGGACCCTCGCCGGAGACCATTCCCCGGCTGCGGGGGTCAGTGCGAAGAACCCGCTGGTCATCGACCTCGATGCCACCCTGATCAACGTCCACAGTGAGAAGGAGCAGGCCGCACCGACGTTCAAACGCGGGTTCGGCTATCACCCTCTGTGCGCGTTCCTGGACCACGGCAGCGAAGGGACCGGGGAACCGCTGGCGATCCAGCTGCGCCCCGGCAACGCCGGCTCGAACACCGCCGCTGATCACATCACCGTCACCCGGCAGGCTCTCGCGCAGCTGCCTGCGGGCCTGCTGGCCCGGGGCGGGCGGGGGTCGAAGAAGATCCTGATCCGCACCGACGGGGCCGGCGGCACCAAAGACTTCCTGGCCTGGCTCCAGCGGCAGCGTCTAGCCTACTCAGTCGGGTTCACCCTCCCCGCGAACACCCCTGACCTGCTGAAACGCCTCGACGAGGCGGAGGCGTGGACCCCCGCCTACGACACCGAGGACGAGGGGATCCGCGAGGGGGCGTGGGTGGCGGAGCTGACCGGGCTGCTGGACCTGTCCGGGTGGCCTGCCGGGATGCGGGTGATCGTGCGGAAGGAACGTCCTCATCCTGGGGCGCAGCTGCGGATCACCGATCACGAGGGGATGCGCATCACCGCGTTCGCCACCAACTCCCCGCGCGGCCAGCTCCCGGTCTTGGAGCTGCGGCACCGTCGCCGTGCACGCTGCGAAGACCGGATCCGTAACGCCAAGGACATGGGCCTTGAGAAGTTCCCGTTGCAGGGTTTCGCGCAGAATCAGCTCTGGTGCCAGATCGTCCAGCTCGCTAGCGAGCTCGTCGCCTGGATGCAGACCATCGCGCTGACCGGCCATGATGCACGGAAGTGGGAGCCCAAACGGCTCCGCGCGCGGTTGTTCGAGATCCCCGCGACCCTCGTGCGCCGCGCCCGGCACAACCTCCTCCACCTCGCCGAACATGCACCCGAAGCCGTGAGGGTCCTGACCGGCGTCAACCGGCTCCGCACCACCGTCGCACAGACCTAA